One segment of Setaria viridis chromosome 4, Setaria_viridis_v4.0, whole genome shotgun sequence DNA contains the following:
- the LOC117853706 gene encoding BTB/POZ and MATH domain-containing protein 1, with translation MARSDLEASKYLKDDCVIVQCVITVLLAEPKDATTAAAAAYASPRVPSADLHQQLGDLLRSGTGADITFIVAGESVTAHRSVLAARSPVFMAELFGDMKEKASQCVEIEDMEAEVFRAMLCFIYTDTVPELGNKMKGEQATAMAQHLLEAADRYGLKRLKKICVEKICTTMNVDTVATTLALAEQHGCSKLKARCMKFTLANLSAVSATEGYKHLEASCPSVLTELLKLMLEGYK, from the coding sequence ATGGCACGGAGCGACCTGGAGGCGTCCAAGTACCTGAAAGACGACTGCGTGATCGTGCAATGCGTGATCACCGTCCTACTCGCCGAGCCGAAGGAcgcaacgacggcggcggcggcggcgtatgCCTCGCCCAGAGTTCCGTCCGCCGACCTGCACCAGCAACTCGGTGACCTGCTGCGGAGCGGGACGGGGGCGGACATCACGTTCATCGTCGCCGGCGAGTCCGTCACGGCACACAGGTCCGTGCTCGCGGCGCGGTCGCCGGTGTTCATGGCCGAGCTATTCGGGGACATGAAGGAGAAGGCATCGCAGTGCGTCGAGATCGAGGACATGGAGGCCGAGGTGTTCCGGGCCATGCTCTGTTTCATCTACACCGACACGGTGCCCGAGCTGGGCAACAAGATGAAGGGGGAGcaggcgacggcgatggcgcagcatcttcttgaagCTGCGGATCGGTATGGGTTGAagaggctgaagaagatatgCGTGGAGAAGATCTGCACCACCATGAACGTGGACACTGTCGCAACGACGTTGGCGTTGGCGGAACAGCATGGTTGCTCGAAGTTGAAAGCCAGATGCATGAAGTTCACCTTGGCGAATCTCAGCGCAGTTTCTGCAACAGAAGGTTATAAGCATCTCGAGGCAAGCTGCCCCTCCGTTCTAACTGAACTTCTCAAGCTTATGCTCGAGGGATACAAGTAG